The proteins below are encoded in one region of Deltaproteobacteria bacterium:
- a CDS encoding Hsp20/alpha crystallin family protein, protein MRNIAPWRKKEVSALREEIEDMFDCFFREHPVFGSSLPSNWTPSLDVSQTPEAVLVRAELPGMKAEDIDISLHDNFLTISGEKKRHEEAAEEDYHQTECFCGGFRRRIRLPFPVDADAVQAEYKNGILKVKLPKRQRTGSKTIAINVR, encoded by the coding sequence ATGCGTAACATCGCGCCGTGGCGAAAGAAAGAGGTCAGCGCTCTCAGAGAAGAAATCGAAGACATGTTCGACTGTTTTTTCAGGGAACATCCGGTGTTCGGTTCTTCGTTGCCTTCGAATTGGACGCCTTCCTTGGACGTATCGCAGACGCCGGAGGCGGTTCTGGTGCGGGCCGAATTACCCGGGATGAAGGCGGAGGACATTGACATTTCCCTGCACGATAATTTCTTGACGATCAGCGGCGAGAAGAAGCGCCACGAGGAGGCGGCCGAAGAGGACTACCATCAGACCGAGTGCTTCTGCGGCGGTTTCAGACGCAGGATCCGCCTCCCGTTTCCGGTGGACGCGGACGCCGTCCAGGCGGAATACAAGAACGGTATTCTTAAGGTCAAGCTCCCCAAACGCCAACGGACCGGCAGTAAAACCATCGCCATAAACGTTCGGTAG
- a CDS encoding PTS sugar transporter subunit IIA → MDTFRNLPEELILLDVEAEDKEDLFVKVAARLCMLGCVDDEYELVESLVDREEIMSTGIGLGVAFPHAELSALSEGIVVIARLKRPIKFGSLDRKPVDVAFVLLTPKGEHDQVLLILETLARMIRDTKLLVGLRGAKDESEVQTTLKESRERVYI, encoded by the coding sequence ATGGACACTTTTCGGAATCTTCCCGAGGAACTGATTCTTCTAGACGTTGAGGCGGAAGACAAGGAGGATCTTTTCGTCAAGGTAGCAGCCCGCTTATGCATGCTAGGTTGCGTGGACGATGAATACGAACTGGTCGAAAGCCTGGTGGATCGCGAGGAGATCATGTCCACCGGGATCGGGCTGGGAGTGGCGTTTCCTCACGCCGAACTGTCGGCGCTCTCGGAAGGTATCGTGGTTATCGCACGCTTGAAGAGACCCATCAAGTTCGGTTCCCTGGATCGGAAACCGGTGGACGTGGCGTTCGTTCTTCTGACTCCCAAGGGTGAACACGACCAGGTGCTCCTCATCCTCGAGACGCTCGCAAGGATGATTCGGGACACCAAGCTGCTGGTGGGGCTCAGGGGAGCGAAGGATGAGTCCGAAGTACAGACGACCCTCAAAGAGAGCCGGGAACGCGTCTACATCTAG